A region of Vitis riparia cultivar Riparia Gloire de Montpellier isolate 1030 chromosome 1, EGFV_Vit.rip_1.0, whole genome shotgun sequence DNA encodes the following proteins:
- the LOC117918181 gene encoding G-type lectin S-receptor-like serine/threonine-protein kinase At5g24080: MALPFLCSVLIFTFLFCNPPPLSAQRQQNISNFSSSDSPWRPSQDQILLSPNSTFAAGFWRTPTSPNLYIFSIWYHNISVHTDIWSANANSPVSGNGTVSITASGELRLVDSSGKNLWPGNATGKPNSTMVLRNDGVLVYGNWSSFGSPTNTILPNQQINGTELVSRNGMYKFNNSMKLVFNDSDSYWSTANAFQKLDEYGNVWQENGEKQISSDLGAAWLRRLTLDNDGNLRVYSFQGGVDGWVVVWLAVPEICTIYGICGANYICMNDGGNSTRCICPPGFQKRGDSCDRKIPMTQNTKFLRLDYVNFSGGADQNNLGVQNFTICESKCLANRDCLGFGFKYDGSGYCVLQLKRLLYGYWSPGTETAMYLRVDNSESDQSNFTGMTDLLETTCPVRISLPLPPEESNTTTRNIVIICTLFAAELISGVLFFSAFLKKYIKYRDMARTLGLEFLPAGGPKRFTYAELKAATNDFSDCVGKGGFGDVYKGELPDHRIVAVKCLKNVTGGDPEFWAEVTIIARMHHLNLVRLWGFCAEKGRRILVYEYVPKGSLDKFLFPARGILKSEEDDAEDELLDPSRPPMLDWNIRYRIALGVARAIAYLHEECLEWVLHCDIKPENILLGDDFCPKISDFGLAKLKKKEDMVSMSRIRGTRGYMAPEWVKMDPITPKADVYSFGMVLLEIVSGRRNNEIQDSLAQSEDWYFPRWAFDKVFKEMRVEDILDSQIIHCYDSRLHFDMVDRMVKTAMWCLQDRPEMRPSMGKVAKMLEGTVEMMEPKKPTIFFLAD; encoded by the coding sequence ATGGCTCTCCCCTTCCTCTGCTCTGTGCTCATTTTCACCTTCCTCTTCTGTAACCCTCCACCGTTGTCGGCCCAACGGCAACAGAACATCTCAAACTTCTCCTCCTCAGACTCCCCATGGCGACCAAGCCAAGACCAGATTCTTCTCTCTCCCAACTCCACCTTCGCTGCCGGGTTCTGGCGGACACCCACTTCTCCAAATCTCTATATCTTCTCAATTTGGTACCACAATATCTCTGTACACACCGATATTTGGTCCGCCAACGCCAATTCCCCGGTTAGTGGCAACGGTACCGTCTCAATTACTGCCTCCGGTGAGCTCCGGCTTGTTGATTCGTCCGGCAAGAACTTATGGCCGGGGAACGCTACGGGAAAGCCAAACTCCACCATGGTCCTCAGGAACGATGGTGTACTGGTTTATGGGAACTGGTCGAGTTTTGGTTCTCCGACCAATACTATTCTTCCAAATCAGCAGATAAATGGTACAGAGCTCGTCTCAAGGAACGGTATGTATAAATTTAATAACTCCATGAAACTGGTTTTCAACGATTCTGATAGCTACTGGAGTACGGCTAATGCGTTCCAGAAGTTGGACGAATATGGAAACGTGTGGCAGGAGAATGGAGAGAAGCAAATTTCCTCGGATCTTGGTGCTGCCTGGTTGCGTAGATTGACCCTTGACAATGATGGGAATTTGAGAGTTTACAGTTTTCAAGGAGGTGTGGATGGGTGGGTTGTTGTTTGGCTGGCTGTACCAGAAATATGCACAATTTATGGCATATGTGGTGCtaactatatatgtatgaacgATGGTGGGAATTCTACTCGATGTATCTGTCCCCCCGGTTTTCAGAAAAGGGGAGATTCATGCGACAGGAAAATTCCGATGACGCAAAACACAAAGTTTCTCCGGCTTGACTACGTCAACTTCAGCGGCGGGGCCGACCAAAACAATCTGGGTGTTCAGAATTTTACCATCTGTGAATCCAAATGCTTAGCCAACCGGGATTGTCTAGGTTTTGGATTCAAATATGACGGATCGGGTTATTGCGTACTTCAGCTCAAGCGGCTGTTATATGGATACTGGTCTCCGGGAACCGAGACCGCCATGTATCTGCGGGTGGACAATTCGGAATCTGATCAAAGCAACTTCACTGGCATGACGGATTTGCTTGAAACCACATGCCCAGTCCGGATCAGCCTCCCTCTGCCGCCTGAAGAATCCAATACCACGACGCGGAACATTGTCATTATATGCACTCTCTTCGCGGCGGAGCTCATTTCCGGTGTTCTTTTCTTCTCTGCTTTTCTCAAGAAATACATCAAATACAGAGACATGGCTCGAACCCTCGGCCTAGAATTCCTTCCCGCAGGTGGCCCCAAACGATTCACGTACGCGGAGCTCAAGGCCGCGACAAATGACTTCTCCGACTGTGTCGGAAAAGGCGGGTTCGGCGACGTATACAAAGGGGAACTGCCTGATCACCGCATCGTCGCTGTGAAGTGCCTGAAAAATGTGACGGGCGGGGACCCAGAGTTTTGGGCAGAGGTCACCATCATTGCCCGTATGCATCACCTCAATCTGGTCCGCTTGTGGGGTTTCTGCGCCGAGAAGGGCCGGCGAATACTGGTCTACGAGTACGTCCCAAAGGGTTCTCTGGACAAGTTCCTCTTCCCCGCGCGTGGAATCCTTAAATCCGAAGAGGATGATGCAGAGGATGAATTGCTGGACCCGAGTAGGCCCCCGATGCTTGATTGGAATATCCGTTATCGAATCGCACTGGGCGTGGCGAGGGCGATAGCATACCTCCACGAGGAGTGTCTGGAGTGGGTGCTCCATTGCGATATCAAGCCGGAAAACATACTTCTGGGAGACGATTTCTGCcctaaaatttcagattttgggTTGGCGAAACTGAAGAAGAAGGAAGACATGGTGAGCATGTCAAGGATCCGAGGGACCCGCGGGTACATGGCGCCCGAATGGGTGAAGATGGATCCCATAACCCCCAAGGCTGACGTCTACAGCTTCGGAATGGTGCTTCTGGAAATTGTAAGTGGGCGAAGGAATAACGAAATCCAAGATTCCCTAGCGCAGAGTGAGGACTGGTATTTCCCAAGGTGGGCTTTCGACAAGGTGTTCAAGGAAATGAGGGTGGAGGACATTCTGGACAGTCAGATCATCCACTGTTACGACAGTCGATTGCACTTTGACATGGTGGATCGCATGGTGAAGACGGCGATGTGGTGTCTTCAGGACCGACCGGAGATGCGGCCTTCTATGGGGAAGGTTGCTAAGATGCTTGAAGGAACGGTGGAGATGATGGAACCCAAAAAGCCCACCATTTTCTTCCTAGCCGACTAG